The genome window CACATTTTACTGGTTATTGCACCATGGAGCCTCTCTGACCAAATTGGTGGAGGTCAGCTGCAATATTTGCTGAGTCTTGCTGCCAGGAGGTTGTATCTAGCAAGGTCCTGACaaggcagcaaagcagcagaagcTTGTCCTCTGTGGTACCTTCCAGCCCTTGTGGTCAGGAGAGGTACAAGTCTTTGAAACCTGACAGTGGCTGGGATAGCCAGGAAGCCTGGGAGCAAGCACCCACTGCCTGGCCACATTTTGGCCCTGATATTATGCAAGGTTGGGAGTTTCtattttctcctctgctctgctcactgATTTCATGGTGTGTGCTGACAATGTTTATACACTTCCTGCACTCAGGACAATTCTGTTGCCACAGCAACATGCATGGCTTCCAGCATCCTGTATCCAAGGCCAAAGGTGTAATTTGGAGATCAACAGTCAAAGTGCTGGCAGTTTCCTTGGCAGAAGCTACACATGCTTTCTGGGAAGCGTTTACCCCTCTGGCTCCCCTCCCTTGCAGGCGGCTCTGACGCTGCCCCTCATGTGATGCTGAGACAGTTGCAGATACTCCTTAAAGATGTGATGGTAGAAGATGCTCTGACCACTGAGGAAATCGAGAGAGTGCATTGAACTGCCAAGACCACTTTGCCCTCAtgcctgctgagctgcagcctcACAGGACCCTGGAAGTGTCTCCCTACCACTCCATAGTGTTGGCACATCAGCTGGAGTCCACCAGCATGGGCTTCAAGACACCCATCCACATCTCACAGGAAGGGAAGATCTGGTGGCTGGAGTTGTGATTCCTGGGGACATGTGGCTTCTGCAGCCCTCCTGGAATCTGTAATTTCTGATCCAGCACCATGCAGTGCTTTGCTTCTCCTCAATAGTACTCCTCCAAGCACTACCCCTATGTACAGCATGTTTTGGTttggagaaggagagaggagtcACACCTTGgaacaggaaagggaaagacCCTGACAGGTAATTTGAGAAGAATATACCAAAAGGTAGGCTGAAGGTAGGCTGAAGGTAGGGCCTGAGGGGCCAGATGATGAGAACCAGGccacccagggcagcagcagtcCTTGACAGGGGGGTTACTCACCTGTTGACTCGGACGCTGCCCATGGCTCACTGTATCATCAGATGTCAGGGGGCCACGGGAGCTGGAATGGCACAGGAACTCATGCAGCAGCACTCACATGGGACAAGGTGGCTCCAGGTTTCACCTCTGGTGAGCTGGGACTGGCACTGCCATTGCAAGTGCTCCTGGCACACACCTGGCAGAGAAGGACAAAGCAAAGCCCAGTCAGAACCTCCGCTGGCAGCACCCGTCCCAGTCCAGAGCGGCAGACACAGGGCTCACAACTGTTTGCTCAGGGTGGGTCTGGAGGTCTCCATGGGCACTGTGCCACAGCCTGGCTTAGTCAGGTGAGGAGCTGATGGATGCAGACTGGGTCAcacggccccgcagcccccgccctCCCCAACATCTACTGCCagcaggggagcagggctggctggtcACTGCTCTCCAGACCAAGGGCACAACAGCTGAGCAGCTCACAGGGCCCTCACCCTGAGCCATTATATTAATATCAGAGCTTACACCAGGACGAGAGCTCAGCCAGGCTAAATACTTCACACACAATGGCTAACAAAGCATGGGCATGCACAGCAGCCCCCAGGGATCCCATCAACTCAGCCTGACCCAGAGGGGATTTATTTCCAGAGTGCACAGAACATCCCCCctgtttcaaagaaaagaagaaaattaagtgGTAGAGCCAAAAACGAGAACTGATGGAAAGGAAAGGCTTAGGGGTAGCCAAGGAGAAGCCGGTTAGAGCAAACAAACCTTGCACATGCCCTGTGTACAGCATCCAAGGAGCAGTTCAGCAGCAGAGTCCTGGGAGGATGTGCAGCAGGTGCTATGTCTCAATCCAGTCCTCCCAGAATGGAAGAATGCGGAAACCAAAGACTCAAGAGCTCACCTATCTGtctgcccagagctgctgggaagtgAAATGAAGTGAAGGGGTAATGACTCACAGATTAGGAAGGGCTTTGTACACCCATGCTAATCCTGCTATGTAGTCTTTGGATTACAGCAGCCAGCGCAGAGCACAGGATGCAGACAGAGCCAGCTAATTTGTTTACTCCCAGCCTCACTGGTGAGCAACTAGTGTTTGCCAGATATGGGACAAATACAGAGATTTGGGGGTCAAATCTAAAGTTTAGATCTGCTTGTAAGTGCTCATGCATGGATAGGAGAGAGGAACAGCAAGTACTGTCTAGGATGGAAAAGCTGGTGAGAACCATCCTTGTCTCAGTCATTAGTGCTGCAGAATGGGGCTTCATGTGTCTGAGGGAGCCCACCAGCTTTCCCCAGTTAGGAGCACAGACTGGAAAGCATCAAGTAAGGAGCTTCAGACAACACCTCTGATAGGATGAAGTTTAACCAGCAGTTTCTCCTCCTGGTTACTGAGGCAGTTTAAGCTCTGTGGCAACACAAACATGGTTGTTCAGACCCAAGGGTATTATGGGACCAGGAGAAGACAACAACCTTGTAATCCACAACTCACCATACAGAGGCAAAAGTAAGCAGCTGCCCAAAAATTCCCATCAGGAAAAAAGCACTTTGGCACTGAACTCTGCCAGCTCCCACCCCTTCACTACCCTACAGCATCCAAGTCTTTAAGGAGGGTCAGTTTGACCAGATACAGGAACTTTGCTGTTAGCTGGGTAAACCTACAGCAGAACCTGGGGCTGGTAACCTGAATGAATCAGAAATGTTGATGTGATGAAGAAAGGTCACTTCATGTCCACAGATGATCCTGCTCAGATAAAGCTAAAATGCAACCTCAGTGATTACATGGTGAGTTTGGGCCACAGGCTCCCATATGTCTCTGGGAGGCGACAAAGGCGGGCAGTGTAGGTACACCCCTCTATGCCAGCCCCAGCCAAGAGAGGAAGGGCATCCTCTCCAACTGGCACCTTCCTTAGGCAGCCTGCATATGCCAAGGTCATCCTTATCCAACATTGACATCAGTATGGGAGGGAAGGCACTGCCACAGCTCACATATAGGACTTCACAACTTCCCAGAGGTTTCTTACCACCGACAACCCTCTTTCCCCAGATGCAGGAACAGGTGCACAATTTCTAGAGACTGAATTTGTGGCCCAGAAAGCAGCCAGCtccaaagaaagaggaaggaaggagcttCTGCTCACTGAAACCACGTGCAACAGCATCTGGATCTCTGCTCCTCACCCTTCCCACCTCTCCAAGAAGGGGCAAAGGAAGCAAGATGAAATACAAGGGCTTTGCTCATCTCTGATTGTGGCTGGTACAGCCATGGGAAGGGATGAGCACACTGTTTAAGAGCGTTGCATCCTGTGCTGTTGTGCTTCCTCCTGGCTCCCACACAGGAGTTCACGTCAGCCACAGCTGTGGCATAGCCTCTTGCGCAGAGCCCACCACAGCTGGACCGTGCAGCTCAGAGCCTGGGCAGTGTTTGCTGCTGGTTCTGCAGTACCTACAACTACCTGCAACTGATACTTAATCAGAAGGAAAGTATCTCCACAAAGGATAAAGGCTACCAGTCTGAGCACATTTGAGAATGGAAAAGCAAATGCTTTTATTTACAGCAAATAGCTGCAAGTAGGAGACCCATGATCTCAGTTCATACACTCATCCATAGAACTCACACAGAATTGCACTCATAGGTCTTTTTCTGCTTACAATTTGAGAATTTTGCTGGTAGATTCAAGGACCTCAGCAATAACAGGCAGAACCTTCATTCctgaggcaggagctgcctgatgGAGCCATTTGCGCCCATTATGAGCTTGTGGGGGTTTTGCCACGTGAAGTCCAAGTCGTGCTTCACTGCTCCCAGGCAGGTCTGCTCTCAGGTTTTCATTCTTCAGCTTGGATCTCTCCAGCTGTCCTTGGAGAATAAAGATCTTCTGCTTCAGCCTCTCCATGTTTCCTTCTGCATCCAGAGCCCGCTGAGTCATTAGCTGGAGATTACACTTAGTCTGCTGGACTACGGACTCGAGCTCTCGGGCTTCCCTCTTCCGTTCAGCCAGGCTAGttttcagctgctcctgcaggctTGACACCATGCACGCCTGGGTCTCCAAGCTGTTCTGGAAGTTCTTAAACATTCTCCTGATCGTGGCATTGTCCTCCCTGAGTGTGTCATTCTCATCCTTGAGCCTGTCATACTGCTCCCTGAACATGTTGTATTCCCCGCTAAGCATGACATTCTCCTCCATGAGCACAACGTTGTCCTCCCTGAGCCCGTAGAAAATCTCCCTGAGCACATAGTTCTCCTCTTCGAGTGCGAGATTCTTATCCTTGAGCactttgttttcctccctgATCATGCTGTTCTCCTCCCTTAGGATGCTGTAGGTcagctgcagggatgggaaaTCCCTGTCCCAGATGGCCTCCTTGTGCAGCatgcagggctctgctcccatgGTGCACTGTGAAGGCCCCACGTAGGGGTCACTGGCATGGGCCTGTGGGGCAGCGGCCTCCATCTCCAAGTGCTGGTCTGTGTTACTCTGGAAAGAGTCTTGGGAGCCACACGGTGCCATACTGGCCCTTTGGAGACCAGGTGACCCCCGATGCCCAGGAAAATGTTGGGTCGGGCTGGGCTCCTTATCTCCAGACGAGTTGTCAGACTTTTTAAAATGGTCTTTGTAAAATGGTTCCTGAAACTCCTGATCTTCCTCCTCAAGCTCCACTTGTTCACCTTCCACCATGTTAGAGTGCCTGGGAGTTAGGGAAAATGGGATGGGTTCTCTCAGATCCTCTGTCTGACTGTCATCTAAGCTGCCATTGCTCTTGTTCGGGGGTGAAGAATGCGCAGAGTGGCAGGAGTACCTGAATTTGTCACTgtcgtcatcatcatcatcttccaAGCCTTGAGATTCTGGTAAGACACTCACCATTGGCCCAGAGATGCCAAGTGGCCATGACATTTTTCAGGGTGCTCTGGGCTGCAGCAAGTGGGAGAATCCAAATTATCCTCCTGGAGCCCAGATCACGCAGGCCGGTGACACTGACAAGCAGTGTCAACCTCTGCAGCCTCACTGATGCCTGTGGGAGAAGAGGCAGCCACCAAAATCCCTCCGTCTAGAACAGGAGGGAGTTCAGGAGAGAGTGGAGGACCAGACACCTCTATGTTTTGGCTCTGGACAACAGCTGGAACAACCAACATTCCAAGGTCTGTGATGTCATTGAGTTCCATGGATACTGAGTGGTCAGGAATGGGAGTGGAGGGGGTGgtgcgggggtgggggggggaggaaacAATCAACTGCTCTCCTGATTCTGGAGGGGACTGGGTTAATTTTCTCCCTAGTAGCCAGTACAGTGCTGTGTGttggattcagtatgagaataatgctgATAACCCACAGATGTTatagttgttgctaagtagtgccTTACTTTAAGCCAAGgatttttccatttcccatGTTCTGCCAGTGAGGAACTGCACAAGAATCCAGGAGGGACcatagccaggacagctgatccaaactggccaaagggatattccattccatAGAACATtatgcccagtatataaactgggggatTTACCTAAAGGGGCCAATCACTGCTCAGGAATGGGATGGGCATCGGTCAATGGGTGGTGAGCAACTGGGTTGTGCATCACTTTTTTCTCTTAGATCCTGTTAGTCTCTCTCCCACTAGTTATTATTACAATTCTTATTAttaatttgttgttgttgttgttccaGTTATTAAATTGTTCTTCTCTCAGCCCACAAGGTTTGCCTTCTCTTTCCAATTCTCCTCCTGACAGGGGCTGAGGACAGGGGGAGGGAGCCAGCAGCTGAGTGATAACTTAGTTGctagctggggttaaaccacaacaactgCAAAGCCTTTTTTTGACAGCAGGAGGATAAACTATCCtactggctgcagagcagaccCCAACTTGGGGATGTTGCCAGTGGGCAGAGAGTGGGTCATGAAGCCACCTGAGACTTACAGCATGAAGGAGGGACAGGGACCATCCAGCCCCTGGCAGGTAGCATGGGTCAGAGGGGACAACTCTGCCCACAGGGTACTGAGACATTGCCACTATCAAGTTCAGGCCACTGGCATTTTGGTGCCAGGGCTCACCCTGGACAGGGGCAAGAGATATCACCAGCCAGAGGCATCACTCCAAGTTGGATGGCCAATGAGGGGTCCACACAGTGGTGCTGCCAATCTGATTCAttccctgctgccagctggcacagggaagTGTTAGTAATACCGAGTGTCACAAACTCAGAGCGGCACAAGCCAGGAGACGAACGAAAATAAACACACTTCCCACTTCTACCTCAACACACCCCCACAGTGCGTGGTGCCACCATGGGAAGGACAAACAGGCAGGCAAGAAGCCCTGAGCTTGGGACTGCTATCACACTGGTGCCAACATTTGCATTAGCCCCCTGGAGATGTCACTGTCCCTCCTCAGCAGCTGGTGGCCCAGGGCCACCACTGACTTCTGCCTGCAAAATGGATGCTGCCAGCTCAGCAAGGCCAGAGGCCCTACCAGGAGGCCAAAACCTATGCAAACACAGTTTGGAAGCTTGGAAACACAGTTTGTAGCTTGGAAACCTGAAACACAAACTGGATGAAAGGGGAAGGCTCAGAGATGTCTCTAGAAAAAGGGGGTGACACTCACATTCTGAACAGACACTGCCTGTAACATGGACAAGGGGGAGAAAAGCCTAGCTGAGGACAGAGATGGAAATCCCAGAGCGTATCCAAGGATCTTTCTACTGCCTGGGACCCACACATGGAAGAGGAAGCTGTGGGGTCAGTGCCAACTCCTGGGGAGCCAGATGAAACCATGCTAGTGGGTGCAGCATGGGGCACCCTGGGAGATGCAGGATACTGCAATCCGGTGAGATGCCTCTTCATCCCTCTGCTACCCTGTCCCTGGTGTATGTGAATATCCATATATTTCATAGCCTGAGGAAACCCTGGCAGCACTGTGGGAAGCTGGTGCAGCATAGGCATCACAGCCACTGTCTTGCAGCATTGAAGATGTCAGCCAGGTGGGTCTCCAGGGGCCAACATTCGCCTCCAGCCCCACAACATGGGctgcccctccttccttcccaacCACTTTTCCCCTCCTGTGTCCTAGATTGAGCAATGCTGAGGACACTACCATGATGCTGCAGTCATCTCCACCTTCCCGTGTGACACTGTGCTCCAGCAACACAAGCCATCGCACCAGCCCACACTGCAACCCCGCTTCTGCTCTGACCCTGAGTAGACACAGGGGGATGGGTtgttgctgtccttttccaaggGATCTGTGGGCCAATAATGTCAAGGCACTTGGTGCTGACACAATGCCTCCCTTTCTCCATCCCCAGTACACAGTGAGGTGCCTCGCACATCCCAGTCTTTCTTCAGCCCCTGCCAGAATGGATCATATATTGTCAATCCTTCCTTAAATTTGCAGTGGAAGAATCTCatgaaacagaacagaaaagtcCATGCTGAAGCACTCCCCCACTTCTCTTTTTATAACAACCATATCTGGTGCTCTGGGACATACACTGTGAACGACAACGGTGGAAAAATCCCAGAGTATTTTTACACTCTTAGTCTTTGCTTTATCTGGAGTCGTCTGGCAAATGCTTCCCTTCTGTCTGTGGTCAATACCGCAGCCGCTGGTTGCGCTCCGCTTTGTGCCTTTATCCCCATTACAGGTGGTGTAGCACTGGCTGGCTTTGAGATCAGCATCCACAGACTCATCCTGCCAGCTTGGGCACGGTGACAACACAGCAGATGAGCCTCCCGCCTCTTGGGGGGTCAGGACGGAAACACCCGCAGCCGAGAGGGGACCTCTTTGCCCTTTTGCAGAGCTTCGCAGATCCACAGCATTTGGTTTGTCCTCTTCATTATCTTTGTAACTCCATCTCTTCTCCTATTCCTCACAAATATTCCCAGTGTTCATGTCAGGGCTCATAAGGCAGCTCAGTGCCGTGGGGCTGTCCAGCCACAAGAGTCAGTGGCCGAGCTCTCGCTCGTCCgtgccagcagggctgggtgccAGGCACTGTATGGGCACACACGAAGGCACAGTCACCGTGCAGGAGAGTTTTACCGTATTAAAAAGGCAAGTGACATATGGAAGGTGAGGGGAGGAAGCTGTAATCAACTCTATACCATTTTTATATACACACTTCTGCCTTTTCGTTCAATAATTATAAATAGATTAAGTGCCAACAGTCCCCATCTGCCCCTCAAGGCATGATCCGCTGACCAGTTTCCCTCTCCAAAAAAAGATTTTAGTAATGTACCTCTGCCTGGTTTACATTTTGGGATGGAGTGAGAAGGGGGGATATTTTTACCCCCCTGTGAAGCTCTGGAGCCTGAGGATGGGtaatatgaaaacaaaacaaaatcatttgAAATTAAACCATCTCAGTGTGTGACTCAGAGCTATTCATAGCTCCCTGAAGCCAGCTGCAGCAACGGAGCCAGAAGGATTCTGCCCGTATTATTATTCCAATTACCATCTGAATTAAAAGTTTGAGCAGTGATCAGCCCACATGCTgatgggagggggag of Pseudopipra pipra isolate bDixPip1 chromosome 5, bDixPip1.hap1, whole genome shotgun sequence contains these proteins:
- the LOC135414378 gene encoding endosome-associated-trafficking regulator 1-like isoform X1, with the protein product MSWPLGISGPMVSVLPESQGLEDDDDDDSDKFRYSCHSAHSSPPNKSNGSLDDSQTEDLREPIPFSLTPRHSNMVEGEQVELEEEDQEFQEPFYKDHFKKSDNSSGDKEPSPTQHFPGHRGSPGLQRASMAPCGSQDSFQSNTDQHLEMEAAAPQAHASDPYVGPSQCTMGAEPCMLHKEAIWDRDFPSLQLTYSILREENSMIREENKVLKDKNLALEEENYVLREIFYGLREDNVVLMEENVMLSGEYNMFREQYDRLKDENDTLREDNATIRRMFKNFQNSLETQACMVSSLQEQLKTSLAERKREARELESVVQQTKCNLQLMTQRALDAEGNMERLKQKIFILQGQLERSKLKNENLRADLPGSSEARLGLHVAKPPQAHNGRKWLHQAAPASGMKVLPVIAEVLESTSKILKL
- the LOC135414378 gene encoding endosome-associated-trafficking regulator 1-like isoform X2 gives rise to the protein MSWPLGISGPMVSVLPESQGLEDDDDDDSDKFRHSNMVEGEQVELEEEDQEFQEPFYKDHFKKSDNSSGDKEPSPTQHFPGHRGSPGLQRASMAPCGSQDSFQSNTDQHLEMEAAAPQAHASDPYVGPSQCTMGAEPCMLHKEAIWDRDFPSLQLTYSILREENSMIREENKVLKDKNLALEEENYVLREIFYGLREDNVVLMEENVMLSGEYNMFREQYDRLKDENDTLREDNATIRRMFKNFQNSLETQACMVSSLQEQLKTSLAERKREARELESVVQQTKCNLQLMTQRALDAEGNMERLKQKIFILQGQLERSKLKNENLRADLPGSSEARLGLHVAKPPQAHNGRKWLHQAAPASGMKVLPVIAEVLESTSKILKL